Proteins from one Porites lutea chromosome 3, jaPorLute2.1, whole genome shotgun sequence genomic window:
- the LOC140931590 gene encoding uncharacterized protein, which produces MNVPPQLFNMKANSAMKTLGFLLLLIYIHAAISSQHILQIEEKGTKFAEGIEIDEERNIAVFRVPAHNGVLGADFYNDFNMRVTVTRILSRKVCYISEKDLSLSAPGKVKADLARATPKVSKPKKLPVVEKSYVVMITGKADRTLLTKEILDFCGVLPIYNTKRYPDTSTKSGVAGNEENNYHNYALYSKIDEDLSTHYRN; this is translated from the exons ATGAATGTGCCCCCTCAGTTGTTTAACATGAAG GCTAACAGCGCAATGAAGACTTTGGGATTTTTATTACTTCTTATCTACATTCATGCCGCTATCTCATCTCAG CACATACTACAAATCGAAGAGAAGGGAACAAAATTTGCAGAGGGAATCGAAATTGATGAAGAGAGAAACATTGCAGTTTTCCGAGTTCCTGCTCACAATGGCGTCCTCGGCGCTGACTTCTACAATGATTTTAACATG CGTGTAACCGTTACAAGGATTCTGTCGCGAAAAGTTTGTTATATTTCTGAAAAGGACTTGTCGCTTTCTGCGCCGGGGAAAGTGAAAGCGGATCTTGCAAGG GCCACTCCTAAGGTATCCAAGCCAAAAAAGCTTCCTGTAGTGGAAAAATCTTACGTGGTGATGATTACTGGCAAAGCCGACAGAACCCTGCTAACAAAGGAGATCTTGGATTTCTGTGGAGTCTTGCCCATTTATAACACAAAACGGTATCCGGACACCAGCACCAAGAGTGGAGTTGCGGGTAATGAAGAAAATAACTACCATAATTACGCTCTGTATTCTAAAATAGATGAAGATTTATCCACTCATTATAGGAATTAA